Proteins encoded within one genomic window of Triticum aestivum cultivar Chinese Spring chromosome 2D, IWGSC CS RefSeq v2.1, whole genome shotgun sequence:
- the LOC123049622 gene encoding uncharacterized protein, which produces MTSPAPVTSGKWYCNITSQGDGVRPSWSIDTAASMKASYFLVVLLLAAATGSRLSLAAREGTTLGGELGALIAKAGSFLTSAGRAGADGWHSAAAAEVDASARKGHGHPAGAKKRLKKSSVNCIPADMCRRKKVLCGKRCYKTSHAGAGLDHVPSSRCVVRCKKCVPTC; this is translated from the coding sequence ATGACCTCACCTGCACCGGTAACTAGTGGCAAGTGGTACTGTAACATCACATCACAGGGTGACGGTGTTCGGCCGAGCTGGTCGATCGACACGGCGGCCAGCATGAAGGCGTCCTACTTCCTGGTCGTGCTtctgctcgccgccgccacggGGAGCAGGCTCTCGCTCGCCGCCCGCGAGGGCACCACCCTGGGCGGCGAGCTCGGCGCGCTCATAGCCAAGGCCGGCAGCTTCCTCACGTCGGCGGGCCGCGCGGGAGCGGACGGCTGGCACTCCGCCGCGGCCGCGGAGGTGGACGCCTCGGCGAGGAAGGGGCACGGCCATCCGGCGGGGGCGAAGAAGCGGCTGAAGAAGTCTTCCGTGAACTGCATCCCCGCCGACATGTGCCGGAGGAAGAAGGTGCTGTGCGGCAAGCGGTGCTACAAGACGTCGCACGCCGGCGCCGGCCTCGACCACGTCCCCTCCAGCCGGTGCGTCGTCAGGTGCAAGAAGTGCGTGCCCACCTGCTAG
- the LOC123053936 gene encoding UPF0426 protein At1g28150, chloroplastic translates to MATCYPSGASALQPPAPRTRAAFPQRFPGPASGRSSPCAAVRRQRRGRGAVGVVRACFNPFEDERILREALKEPVAFMGGVFAGLLRLDLNEDPLKEWVTRTVEASGIAEENSAEESNEGAQNDGPQQIEIE, encoded by the exons ATGGCCACCTGCTACCCATCCGGTGCTTCCGCGCTCCAGCCCCCCGCCCCGCGAACTCGCGCCGCC TTTCCGCAGAGGTTTCCCGGCCCGGCTTCCGGGAGGAGCTCTCCCTGTGCGGCTGTTCGGCGGCAGCGGAGGGGGAGGGGAGCGGTGGGCGTCGTGCGAGCATGCTTCAATCCTTTCGAGGACGAACGCATCCTCCGGGAGGCCTTGAAG GAGCCAGTTGCATTCATGGGTGGCGTGTTTGCTGGTCTCTTGAGGCTTGACCTGAATGAGGATCCTCTCAAGGAGTGGGTAACTCGAACGGTAGAGGCTTCTGGAATAGCTGAAGAGAATAGTGCTGAGGAATCAAATGAGGGAGCTCAAAATGATGGACCCCAACAAATTGAGATTGAGTGA
- the LOC123049623 gene encoding probable aquaporin TIP3-2: MLPTRFPSRGADNAAGLETLLPAASRAVLSEFIATAVFVFAAEGSVYGLWKMYKDTGTLGGLLVVAVAHALALAAAVALASGASGGHVNPAVTFGVLVGRRISFARAVLYWAAQLLGAVLAAALLRIISGGVRPMGFTLGHGIHERHALLLEVVMTFGLMYTVYATAVDRNRGGNVGTIAPIAIGFVLGANILAGGPFDGAAMNPARAFGPALVGWTWRHHWVYWVGPLIGAGLAGALYEFVMTEQPEEPAAAARRELPVPAQDY, translated from the exons ATGCTGCCAACTCGTTTCCCTAGCCGCGGTGCCGACAACGCTGCGGGGCTGGAGACCCTGCTGCCGGCAGCTTCCCGCGCCGTGCTGTCGGAGTTCATAGCCACCGCCGTGTTCGTCTTCGCCGCCGAAGGCTCCGTCTACGGCCTCT GGAAGATGTACAAGGACACGGGGACGCTGGGTGGCCTGCTCGTGGTGGCGGTGGCGCACGCGCTCGCTCTGGCCGCGGCGGTGGCGCTGGCGAGCGGCGCCTCGGGCGGGCACGTCAACCCGGCCGTCACGTTCGGCGTGCTCGTCGGCAGGCGCATCTCCTTTGCGCGCGCCGTGCTCTACTGGGCGGCGCAGCTTCTCGGCGCCGTGCTCGCCGCCGCTCTCCTCAGGATCATCTCCGGCGGCGTG CGCCCCATGGGGTTCACGCTCGGCCACGGCATCCACGAGCGGCACGCCCTGCTGCTCGAGGTCGTCATGACGTTCGGGCTCATGTACACCGTGTACGCCACCGCCGTTGACCGGAACCGCGGCGGCAACGTCGGCACCATCGCGCCCATCGCCATCGGCTTCGTCCTGGGCGCCAACATCCTCGCCGGCGGCCCGTTCGACGGCGCCGCCATGAACCCGGCGCGGGCGTTCGGCCCGGCGCTCGTCGGCTGGACCTGGCGCCACCACTGGGTCTACTGGGTCGGCCCGCTGATCGGCGCCGGGCTGGCCGGCGCGCTGTACGAGTTTGTCATGACCGAGCAACCCGAGGAGCCGGCGGCAGCGGCCAGGCGTGAGCTGCCCGTGCCCGCCCAGGATTACTGA